One window of Chryseobacterium indologenes genomic DNA carries:
- the recQ gene encoding DNA helicase RecQ produces the protein MSAKKANLSGELKKYFGFSTFKGQQEQIIDNLLNGKDIFVLMPTGGGKSLCYQLPALISEGTAIVVSPLIALMKNQVDAVNGLSSDDGVAHVLNSSLNKTQTKQVFDDIKSGKTKLLYVAPESLIKDDYLDFLKDVKISFFAIDEAHCISEWGHDFRPEYRNLKQIIDRIANVPVIALTATATPKVQDDIQKTLGMTNALVFKESFNRPNLYYEVCPKINIDKEIVKFINQHKGKSGIVYCLSRRKVEEFAQLLQVNGINALPYHAGLDQKVRVANQDKFLMEEVDVIVATIAFGMGIDKPDVRFVIHYDFPKSLESYYQETGRAGRDGGEGHCLAFYDPKDIEKLEKFLAQKPVSEREIGLQLLNEVVGYAETSMSRRQYILYYFGESFDPVNGDGANMCDNSSNPPKVKDATEDLKKSLKLISDTGEKFKSKDLISVIAGKETAVTKSYKLEQSAHFGFGKEEKDNYWKTILRQATVQNFLQKDIETYGVLKITEKGKTVLNGTSKDVFLIAEDREFDLTQAKAESDQVQQQAGGGMDQNLFNLLKELRKKVAKKHGIPPYTVFMDPSLEDMTVQYPITVDEITKIYGVGEGKAKKYGKEFADYIKTYVEDNNIERTQDMVLKQVANKSSHKVFIIQSTDKKIDLEDIARAKNLSMDELLKEMERIVYQGTKLNIDYYIEDNFDEDIVDGFMEFMNESESDSMKVLLDEFGDELSDEEVRMLRIKFISDVAN, from the coding sequence ATGAGCGCAAAAAAAGCCAATTTATCAGGCGAATTGAAAAAGTATTTTGGGTTTTCTACATTTAAGGGCCAGCAGGAACAAATCATAGACAACCTATTGAATGGGAAGGATATATTTGTTTTAATGCCTACAGGTGGTGGGAAATCATTATGTTATCAGCTTCCGGCACTTATTTCGGAAGGTACGGCAATTGTCGTTTCGCCCTTGATAGCGTTGATGAAGAATCAGGTAGATGCAGTGAACGGCCTTTCATCTGATGATGGGGTAGCACATGTATTGAATTCCTCATTAAACAAAACGCAGACCAAGCAGGTTTTTGACGATATCAAAAGCGGAAAAACCAAACTTCTGTATGTAGCTCCTGAATCATTAATAAAAGATGATTACCTGGATTTTTTGAAAGATGTGAAAATTTCTTTCTTTGCTATCGACGAGGCTCACTGTATTTCAGAGTGGGGACATGATTTCAGACCGGAATACAGGAACCTGAAACAGATTATAGACAGAATCGCCAATGTACCGGTGATTGCTTTAACGGCTACTGCAACTCCTAAGGTTCAGGATGATATCCAGAAAACTTTAGGAATGACTAATGCTTTGGTGTTCAAAGAAAGTTTCAACCGTCCCAATCTATATTACGAAGTATGTCCTAAAATCAATATAGATAAGGAAATCGTTAAGTTTATCAATCAGCATAAAGGAAAATCAGGAATTGTATACTGCCTAAGCCGAAGAAAAGTTGAAGAATTTGCCCAGCTTCTGCAGGTAAACGGAATCAATGCACTTCCTTACCACGCAGGTCTTGACCAGAAGGTGAGAGTGGCCAACCAGGATAAATTCCTGATGGAAGAAGTGGATGTGATTGTTGCAACCATTGCTTTTGGGATGGGAATTGATAAACCGGATGTACGTTTTGTGATTCACTATGACTTCCCAAAATCATTGGAAAGCTACTATCAGGAAACAGGAAGAGCAGGAAGAGATGGAGGAGAAGGCCACTGTTTGGCATTCTATGATCCTAAAGATATTGAAAAACTGGAAAAATTCCTGGCTCAAAAACCCGTTTCAGAAAGAGAAATCGGATTACAGCTTTTAAATGAAGTGGTAGGCTATGCTGAAACTTCAATGAGCAGAAGACAATATATCCTGTATTATTTTGGAGAAAGTTTCGATCCTGTAAATGGAGACGGAGCTAATATGTGTGACAACTCATCCAATCCGCCAAAAGTAAAAGATGCTACCGAAGATTTAAAAAAATCGCTAAAACTCATCAGTGATACAGGAGAAAAGTTCAAATCCAAAGATTTGATTTCCGTTATCGCAGGGAAAGAAACTGCAGTGACAAAATCTTATAAGCTTGAGCAAAGCGCTCATTTTGGCTTTGGAAAAGAAGAAAAAGATAATTATTGGAAAACAATCCTGAGACAGGCCACTGTTCAGAACTTTTTACAAAAAGATATTGAAACTTACGGGGTCTTAAAGATTACAGAAAAAGGGAAAACAGTACTGAATGGTACTTCTAAAGACGTGTTTTTAATTGCTGAAGACAGAGAATTTGACCTTACCCAGGCAAAAGCTGAGAGTGATCAGGTACAGCAGCAGGCCGGCGGAGGTATGGATCAGAACCTTTTTAATCTGTTGAAAGAACTTAGAAAGAAAGTTGCCAAAAAACATGGTATTCCACCTTACACCGTGTTTATGGATCCGAGTTTGGAGGATATGACCGTTCAGTATCCGATTACAGTGGATGAAATTACCAAAATCTATGGAGTAGGCGAAGGAAAAGCTAAAAAGTATGGTAAAGAATTCGCTGATTACATCAAAACATATGTAGAAGACAATAATATAGAACGTACTCAGGATATGGTATTGAAACAGGTGGCCAATAAATCGAGCCATAAAGTTTTCATTATCCAGAGCACTGATAAAAAGATTGATCTGGAAGATATTGCAAGAGCTAAAAACCTTTCTATGGATGAACTTCTGAAAGAAATGGAAAGAATTGTATATCAAGGTACAAAGCTGAATATCGACTATTATATTGAAGACAATTTTGACGAAGACATCGTAGACGGATTTATGGAGTTCATGAACGAATCTGAAAGTGACAGCATGAAAGTGTTGCTGGATGAATTCGGAGATGAATTGTCTGATGAAGAAGTAAGAATGCTGAGAATTAAATTTATCAGTGACGTAGCGAATTAG
- a CDS encoding KpsF/GutQ family sugar-phosphate isomerase translates to MDRTNIISIAKTTLEIEISELEKLKNRIDDQFAQAVEIINSAKGKLIVVGIGKSAHVGNKIVATLNSTGTPSQFLHASEAIHGDLGVIQKQDVVLCISNSGNSPEIANLVPYLKDYSSALIGMTGNKKSKLAEFSDVILDTHVDVEACPNKLAPTSSTTIQMALGDALAVALMELNDFKANDFAKFHPGGSLGKNLTSKVEQFLSSQKPQVSEDSSIRDVIISISASSHGITVVTNSDQIIGVITDGDLRRMLMKGEDISKVLAKDIMSSHPRTIEKDALAKEAMKTLKENNIGQLIVTENGKYFGIIDLHKLLDEGIN, encoded by the coding sequence ATGGATAGAACCAACATTATATCAATTGCAAAAACTACTTTAGAAATAGAGATTTCTGAACTCGAAAAATTAAAAAACAGAATTGATGACCAATTTGCGCAGGCAGTAGAGATCATCAATTCGGCAAAAGGAAAGCTTATTGTCGTAGGAATTGGGAAATCAGCCCATGTAGGAAATAAAATTGTAGCTACCTTAAACTCAACCGGAACCCCTTCACAGTTCCTGCATGCTTCAGAGGCTATTCATGGAGATCTAGGAGTGATTCAGAAACAGGATGTTGTTTTATGCATCTCAAATTCCGGAAATTCTCCTGAAATCGCCAATCTGGTTCCTTATTTAAAAGATTATTCTTCTGCTTTAATCGGAATGACAGGAAATAAAAAGAGTAAACTGGCTGAGTTTTCTGACGTTATTTTAGATACTCACGTTGATGTAGAAGCCTGTCCGAATAAACTGGCTCCTACCAGTTCTACTACAATTCAGATGGCTTTGGGAGATGCGTTGGCAGTTGCCTTAATGGAACTGAATGATTTCAAAGCTAATGATTTTGCCAAATTCCATCCGGGAGGAAGCTTAGGTAAAAACCTGACTTCAAAAGTGGAACAGTTTCTTTCTTCTCAAAAACCCCAGGTTTCAGAAGATTCATCCATAAGAGATGTCATTATTTCGATCAGTGCATCAAGCCACGGTATTACAGTGGTCACTAACTCAGATCAGATCATTGGTGTCATCACAGACGGAGATTTGAGGAGGATGCTGATGAAAGGAGAAGATATTAGCAAGGTATTGGCTAAAGATATTATGTCTTCCCATCCAAGAACTATTGAGAAGGATGCGTTGGCCAAAGAAGCCATGAAAACGCTGAAAGAAAACAATATCGGCCAGCTTATTGTAACGGAAAACGGAAAGTATTTCGGGATTATAGATCTGCATAAACTGCTGGACGAGGGAATTAATTAG
- the tatC gene encoding twin-arginine translocase subunit TatC, which yields MSDSKDMSFLGHIGELRGHLIRSIIAIIIAAFVVGFNINWIMDHIFFGPTRNDFPTFRIVNHFSRMILGEDSIHLPKDFPVRVQRLYQQFNVMMAVSIFGGMVAAFPYIVWELWRFIGPALHPKERKNSIYIINAVWMLFMTGVLCGYFLILPFAVNFGVIFKISDIIVPLYDLSDYTTLFLQVVLGMGVIFLFPILIYFLTSIGILTPTFMKTYRRHAIVLIMVVAAIITPADVLSMIMAALPLLILYEFSIIMCTYTYKKVQKSNGNLPAVQK from the coding sequence GTGAGTGATAGTAAAGACATGTCCTTTCTTGGGCATATAGGAGAATTAAGAGGGCATCTGATCCGTTCGATTATTGCTATCATAATTGCGGCATTTGTCGTTGGTTTCAATATCAACTGGATTATGGACCATATCTTTTTTGGGCCTACCCGAAATGATTTCCCGACCTTTAGAATTGTCAATCATTTTTCAAGAATGATTTTGGGGGAAGACAGTATTCATCTTCCAAAAGATTTCCCTGTCCGTGTACAGAGATTGTATCAGCAGTTCAATGTAATGATGGCTGTTTCTATTTTTGGAGGAATGGTAGCGGCGTTTCCTTATATTGTATGGGAATTGTGGCGTTTTATCGGGCCGGCTTTACATCCGAAAGAGAGAAAGAATTCTATTTATATTATTAATGCAGTATGGATGCTTTTCATGACCGGAGTATTATGCGGTTATTTTTTAATCCTTCCGTTTGCCGTTAATTTTGGGGTTATTTTTAAAATTTCAGACATTATTGTTCCGCTGTATGACTTAAGTGATTATACCACTTTATTTTTACAGGTCGTGTTGGGTATGGGGGTTATTTTCCTTTTCCCGATTCTGATCTATTTCCTTACCAGCATCGGAATTCTTACGCCTACGTTCATGAAAACTTACCGCCGCCACGCTATAGTTTTGATTATGGTGGTAGCTGCAATCATTACACCTGCAGATGTTTTGAGCATGATAATGGCTGCTTTACCATTGCTAATTCTATATGAATTCAGTATTATCATGTGTACCTATACTTATAAGAAGGTACAGAAAAGCAACGGAAATCTTCCGGCAGTACAGAAATAA
- a CDS encoding reprolysin-like metallopeptidase, protein MKKKIIFVCALALSLSGLQAQRWEPVSEKITPVRKEVKVEYAYKFDLSALREQLKNAPEAGKGGNPVTVSIPTADGRIERFSVYSSPVVEKSMADRYELGAYSGIGLDNPHKQIRFSTAPNDFQSMTFDSDTGKYEFIEPINKEKDVFGVFFKSNKSHEDPFECRTAEPEKAKKEMNKLLKSKNVLNGLGNVNKSNEQKYRTYRIAISVNGEYTQLAGGVPGAAARINATMNRVNGVFEKDFGIHMIVQDLPQLIFADPATDPYSNVIVNPNGSYSAPGAWNLQLQQTLSNTAGVGNAAYDIGHFFGHRGGGGSAGDVGNVCRNPASNNDATSKGAGITSPSTPDQPFGDNYDIDFVAHEIGHQFGAAHTMSIALHGAHMEPGSGSTIMGYAGITNYNVQMHSDAYFHTKNIEEVGAYVNGQDCGTITPVANTPPSIQPLANKMIPKGTAFVLTASAADAQNDPMTYTWEQYDLATSAFGPVNATRNNGANFRSLMPTNSPTRYFPKLANVLNGTLTSAVDWETVSNIPRTMNFKVTVRDNNPNAAQQQTQSSLMKVDIGNEGPFKVTSTTVYNNTPGAVTWDVVNTNNAPYNVQNVKLDYTTDNGTTWTVITPSTPNDGAEPFSFSSLATGASVKIRVSAIDNVFYAVGNATVSASASACTTSAPAGITVTGITRTSASVTWTALVGATYSVMYRKVGTATWTTVPVSTNSYNISGLTEATQYEVQIANVCGSSVGSYSASTNFTTASFTKCSITGTNAADEYISNVTVTPSGMNPVSNSSANTPYTDYTTDPTKLITLMAGSSGNNVSITKAWTSSQYNDGVTAWIDFNKDGVFSSSEVIYTSAPSTATPVSGSFSVPADAYTGGNVIMRVVLGYESQPSSGCSNQQYGEVEDYPVLIQQQLSTSETVKDKSSIQIYPNPASDVLNVTQISSKAQFIITNMAGQKVMNGQINDNKIQVSKLSTGAYIISIEDKGTTTNLKFIKK, encoded by the coding sequence ATGAAAAAGAAAATTATTTTTGTGTGTGCATTAGCTTTAAGCCTAAGCGGGTTACAGGCACAACGATGGGAGCCGGTCTCGGAAAAAATTACACCGGTAAGAAAAGAAGTAAAGGTAGAATATGCCTATAAGTTTGATCTTTCGGCATTGAGAGAACAGCTTAAGAATGCTCCTGAAGCAGGAAAGGGAGGAAATCCTGTTACTGTTTCTATTCCAACAGCAGATGGAAGAATTGAAAGATTTTCAGTGTACAGCTCGCCTGTAGTAGAAAAGTCTATGGCAGACAGATATGAATTGGGAGCCTATTCCGGTATCGGATTGGATAATCCTCATAAACAAATCAGGTTCAGTACTGCACCTAACGATTTCCAATCTATGACATTCGACTCTGATACAGGGAAATACGAATTCATAGAGCCCATCAACAAAGAAAAAGATGTATTCGGAGTCTTTTTCAAATCTAACAAATCTCATGAAGATCCTTTTGAATGCAGAACTGCTGAGCCTGAGAAGGCAAAGAAAGAAATGAATAAGCTTCTTAAATCAAAAAATGTCTTAAACGGGCTCGGTAATGTTAATAAAAGTAATGAACAAAAATACAGAACCTATAGAATCGCAATCTCCGTAAACGGTGAATACACACAACTCGCCGGAGGTGTTCCCGGAGCAGCAGCCCGTATTAATGCTACAATGAACCGTGTAAATGGTGTTTTTGAAAAAGATTTTGGAATCCATATGATTGTACAGGATCTTCCACAGCTTATATTCGCAGATCCTGCGACGGACCCATATTCTAATGTAATCGTAAATCCTAATGGCAGCTACAGCGCTCCGGGTGCATGGAATCTGCAACTTCAGCAAACTCTTTCCAATACCGCTGGTGTAGGTAACGCTGCATATGATATAGGACATTTCTTTGGCCACAGAGGTGGTGGTGGAAGTGCCGGAGATGTAGGAAATGTCTGCAGAAATCCTGCAAGCAATAATGATGCGACTTCTAAAGGTGCGGGAATCACATCACCGTCTACTCCGGATCAGCCTTTCGGAGATAATTATGATATAGATTTTGTAGCTCATGAAATTGGTCACCAGTTCGGTGCTGCGCATACAATGTCTATTGCTTTGCACGGTGCCCACATGGAGCCGGGATCGGGATCTACTATTATGGGATATGCCGGTATTACCAACTATAATGTTCAGATGCATTCTGATGCTTATTTTCATACTAAAAATATTGAAGAAGTAGGAGCCTATGTGAATGGTCAGGATTGTGGTACTATTACACCAGTAGCCAATACACCTCCTTCGATACAGCCATTGGCTAATAAAATGATTCCTAAAGGAACTGCTTTTGTACTGACAGCTTCTGCTGCAGATGCACAAAATGATCCAATGACTTACACATGGGAACAGTATGATCTGGCTACTTCGGCTTTTGGACCAGTAAATGCAACCAGAAATAATGGTGCGAATTTCAGATCTCTAATGCCTACAAACTCACCTACCCGTTATTTCCCTAAATTGGCAAATGTTCTTAATGGTACGCTTACCAGCGCTGTAGATTGGGAAACAGTATCTAACATACCAAGAACTATGAATTTCAAGGTAACGGTAAGAGACAATAACCCGAATGCTGCACAACAACAGACCCAAAGCAGTCTGATGAAAGTGGATATAGGAAATGAAGGACCATTTAAAGTAACTTCAACTACGGTTTACAATAATACACCTGGAGCTGTTACCTGGGATGTCGTAAATACTAATAATGCGCCGTATAATGTACAGAACGTTAAGTTAGATTATACTACAGACAATGGAACGACATGGACGGTAATTACTCCCTCCACACCTAATGACGGAGCCGAGCCGTTTTCGTTCTCTTCTTTGGCAACGGGTGCCAGTGTAAAGATAAGAGTAAGCGCCATTGATAATGTATTCTACGCAGTTGGAAATGCCACAGTTTCCGCATCTGCAAGTGCCTGTACAACATCTGCTCCGGCAGGAATTACCGTAACGGGTATTACAAGAACTTCAGCATCTGTAACCTGGACAGCGTTAGTAGGAGCAACATATTCTGTAATGTACAGAAAAGTAGGAACGGCAACATGGACTACGGTTCCCGTTTCAACAAACTCTTATAACATTTCAGGACTTACAGAAGCAACTCAATATGAAGTTCAGATCGCCAATGTGTGCGGATCTTCAGTCGGTTCTTATTCCGCTTCAACGAATTTCACAACGGCATCATTTACTAAATGTTCTATAACCGGAACAAATGCAGCTGACGAGTATATTTCCAATGTGACGGTAACTCCTTCAGGAATGAACCCTGTCTCAAACAGCAGTGCTAACACACCATACACAGACTACACTACGGATCCTACAAAACTGATCACCCTTATGGCTGGATCTTCAGGTAACAATGTAAGTATCACCAAAGCATGGACAAGTTCACAATATAATGATGGGGTAACAGCATGGATAGATTTCAATAAAGACGGAGTATTCTCTTCATCTGAAGTAATCTACACCAGCGCACCTAGCACAGCAACTCCTGTTTCAGGTTCATTCTCAGTACCTGCAGATGCTTATACCGGAGGAAACGTGATCATGAGAGTGGTATTGGGATATGAAAGCCAGCCAAGCAGCGGATGCAGCAATCAGCAATATGGTGAGGTAGAGGATTATCCGGTACTTATCCAACAGCAGCTTTCTACCAGTGAGACCGTAAAAGATAAGAGCTCCATTCAGATCTACCCTAACCCGGCAAGTGATGTATTAAATGTAACTCAGATTTCATCTAAAGCTCAGTTTATCATTACCAATATGGCAGGTCAGAAAGTAATGAACGGTCAGATAAATGATAATAAAATCCAGGTTTCAAAATTAAGTACTGGAGCTTATATTATTTCAATTGAAGATAAAGGAACCACAACAAACCTTAAATTCATCAAAAAATAA
- a CDS encoding M1 family metallopeptidase → MKKLSYTLLFASGLVFGQFFEKGKVFTKQDTLKGSNTEFRNFWDVKKYDLSVEPDFEQKSIKGNNIISFEIIKDVTNPVFQIDLQQPMKADKVEGSFPIANYKQDGDFIFITTNKKFKKGEKYTINVTYSGKPTIAKNAPWDGGWVFTKDEKGNPWMTAADEGIGASIWLPTKDIWSDEPDNGIIMKIITPNDLVGVGNGRLTDKKTTGSKTTYTWEVKNPINAYSIIPSIGKYVNFKDVFEGEKGKLDLDYWVIDYNLDKAKKQFQQVKPMLSAFEYWFGPYPFYEDSYKLVESPHLGMEHQSNVAYGNKYQNGYLGRDLSGTGVGLKWDFIIIHESGHEWFANNITAKDQADMWIHESFTNYSETLFTEKYMDKKSAEIYVQGIRKGIDNDVPIIGQYGVRNEGSGDMYPKGANMIHTIRQVINNDDKFRQILRGLNKDFYHQTVTTQQIENYISSKSGIDFSSVFDQYLRTIKIPTLEYTQNGDTLKFRYTDVVKNLKLPIIINGDQTINPTEEWQTVKLKKNGPVELNPNYYINYYNNK, encoded by the coding sequence ATGAAAAAGTTGTCATATACCCTGTTATTTGCCTCAGGACTTGTTTTCGGACAGTTCTTTGAAAAAGGTAAGGTTTTCACCAAACAGGATACTTTAAAGGGCTCCAATACTGAATTCAGGAATTTTTGGGACGTCAAAAAATATGATCTTTCCGTAGAACCGGATTTTGAGCAGAAAAGCATTAAAGGAAATAATATAATCAGCTTTGAGATAATCAAAGATGTTACGAACCCTGTTTTCCAGATCGACCTTCAACAGCCGATGAAAGCTGATAAAGTGGAAGGAAGTTTTCCTATTGCCAATTATAAGCAGGACGGAGACTTCATTTTCATTACTACGAATAAAAAATTCAAAAAAGGCGAAAAATATACCATCAACGTTACGTATTCCGGAAAACCTACAATTGCTAAAAACGCCCCTTGGGACGGCGGATGGGTTTTCACTAAAGATGAAAAAGGAAATCCGTGGATGACTGCTGCCGACGAGGGAATAGGAGCTTCCATATGGCTCCCTACCAAAGATATCTGGAGCGATGAACCTGATAACGGAATCATTATGAAAATTATAACTCCTAATGATCTGGTAGGTGTAGGGAATGGCAGATTGACTGATAAAAAAACAACCGGTAGTAAAACTACTTATACCTGGGAGGTTAAAAATCCTATCAACGCCTACTCCATTATCCCGAGTATAGGAAAATATGTAAATTTTAAAGATGTATTTGAGGGTGAAAAAGGAAAGCTGGACCTTGATTATTGGGTTATTGACTATAATCTGGATAAGGCAAAAAAACAGTTTCAACAGGTAAAACCTATGCTCTCAGCGTTTGAATACTGGTTTGGTCCGTATCCGTTTTATGAAGATTCATACAAGCTTGTAGAGTCACCTCATCTTGGTATGGAGCATCAGAGTAATGTAGCCTATGGAAACAAATATCAGAACGGCTATCTGGGAAGAGATCTTTCAGGGACAGGCGTTGGATTAAAATGGGATTTCATTATTATTCATGAAAGCGGCCACGAATGGTTCGCCAATAATATTACAGCAAAAGACCAGGCTGATATGTGGATCCATGAAAGTTTCACCAACTATTCCGAGACTCTTTTTACGGAAAAATATATGGACAAAAAATCTGCTGAAATCTATGTGCAGGGGATCAGGAAAGGGATAGACAATGACGTTCCTATTATCGGCCAATATGGAGTAAGAAATGAAGGCAGCGGAGATATGTATCCGAAGGGTGCCAACATGATTCATACAATAAGACAGGTGATTAACAATGATGATAAGTTCAGACAGATTTTAAGAGGTTTGAATAAAGATTTTTATCATCAGACGGTTACCACCCAGCAGATTGAAAATTATATTTCATCAAAATCCGGAATTGATTTCTCAAGTGTTTTTGATCAATACCTGAGAACGATAAAAATACCAACTCTTGAATACACTCAAAATGGTGATACTTTAAAGTTCCGTTATACAGATGTGGTAAAAAACCTGAAATTACCTATAATCATCAATGGTGATCAGACTATAAACCCTACGGAAGAATGGCAGACTGTAAAGCTTAAAAAGAATGGTCCGGTTGAATTAAACCCCAACTATTATATCAATTATTACAATAATAAATAA
- a CDS encoding PDZ domain-containing protein, with the protein MRKTVLSLGIFASFLANAQSIKTTIDLVNVKDDKVAVTMEFPKMKSGDIKFHFPKTVPGTYSVDDYGRFIEGIKFYDNKGKELTFTKVNDNTYSLKNAQGLSKISYLVNDSFDDELDTSKHKAVFSPSGTDIEAGKVYMINTHGFIGYIDNMQDVPYQLIIQKPTDFYGTTALVDQDKSDATDTYTLANYAKVTDSPLMYTKPDYITFNAGGMDLVLGVYSPTGKYKAADFKENLEKMVVAQKKFLGDMNTNKKYAIMLYLSGGDGPSVKGFGALEHHESTSVVLPEAMPKDAIDNTITDVVSHEFFHTVNPLKTHSEEIHYFDYADPKMSQHLWMYEGGTEYFANLFQIQEGLINKDQFLQRIGEKIANSKSYDDTMPFTVMSKNVLVEPYKDQYRNVYEKGALLAMCLDIELRKLSNGEMGYRDMIRKLSQRFGENKPFKDDKLIDELVTVTGYPQVKDFYNKYIAGNQPTPYAEYLKMVGIDIQKQESHPLFWFIKDPNQTGFDEKTNAFAFDDHSALSPFAKSIGFKITDQVLALDGKTVDIKKVQDFIGYTRTIKDGQDVTVTILRDNAGKKEKMTLKGKAILDKMIIETPTFKANPTPEELKLQTQWLTGKK; encoded by the coding sequence ATGAGAAAAACAGTACTTAGTCTCGGTATTTTCGCTTCTTTTTTAGCAAATGCTCAGTCTATAAAAACAACCATTGATCTTGTCAATGTAAAAGATGATAAAGTAGCCGTTACCATGGAATTTCCGAAAATGAAATCCGGGGATATAAAATTCCATTTCCCAAAAACAGTTCCGGGTACTTATTCTGTAGATGACTATGGAAGATTCATCGAAGGGATCAAATTTTACGATAATAAAGGAAAAGAACTTACTTTCACTAAAGTAAATGACAATACCTATTCATTAAAAAATGCGCAGGGTCTTTCCAAAATCTCTTATCTTGTGAATGACAGTTTTGATGATGAATTAGATACATCAAAGCATAAAGCAGTATTTTCTCCGTCAGGAACAGATATTGAAGCGGGGAAGGTATATATGATCAATACTCACGGATTTATCGGATATATTGATAATATGCAGGATGTTCCTTATCAGTTGATCATTCAGAAACCAACAGATTTCTACGGAACAACAGCATTGGTAGACCAGGATAAGTCTGATGCTACAGATACCTATACTCTTGCGAACTATGCTAAGGTAACAGATTCTCCGCTTATGTATACAAAACCGGATTACATCACCTTCAATGCAGGAGGAATGGATCTGGTACTGGGAGTATATTCTCCAACAGGAAAATATAAAGCTGCCGATTTCAAAGAAAATCTGGAAAAAATGGTGGTTGCCCAGAAGAAATTTCTGGGTGATATGAATACCAATAAAAAGTATGCAATCATGCTTTATCTTTCAGGAGGTGACGGACCTAGTGTGAAAGGTTTCGGAGCACTGGAACACCACGAATCTACAAGTGTGGTACTTCCGGAAGCAATGCCGAAAGATGCTATTGACAATACCATTACAGATGTGGTTTCCCACGAGTTTTTCCATACTGTAAACCCTCTTAAAACGCATTCTGAAGAGATTCACTATTTTGATTATGCAGACCCGAAAATGTCTCAGCATTTGTGGATGTATGAAGGTGGAACGGAATATTTTGCCAACTTATTCCAGATCCAGGAAGGTTTGATCAATAAAGATCAGTTCCTTCAAAGAATTGGTGAGAAGATTGCCAACTCCAAGAGCTATGATGATACGATGCCATTTACGGTAATGAGTAAAAATGTATTGGTTGAGCCTTACAAAGATCAGTACAGAAATGTGTATGAAAAAGGAGCTCTTTTGGCAATGTGTCTTGATATTGAGCTTAGAAAACTTTCCAACGGAGAGATGGGATATCGTGATATGATCAGGAAACTGTCTCAAAGATTTGGAGAAAACAAGCCTTTCAAAGATGATAAGCTGATTGACGAGCTGGTAACAGTAACCGGATATCCTCAGGTAAAAGATTTCTATAATAAATATATTGCAGGAAACCAGCCGACTCCTTATGCAGAATATCTGAAAATGGTTGGGATAGACATCCAAAAGCAGGAAAGTCATCCTCTTTTCTGGTTTATCAAAGACCCGAACCAAACAGGTTTTGATGAGAAGACCAATGCTTTTGCTTTTGATGATCATTCTGCTTTATCTCCGTTTGCGAAAAGTATCGGATTTAAAATCACAGACCAGGTACTTGCTCTGGATGGAAAAACGGTAGACATCAAAAAAGTACAGGACTTTATTGGCTATACGAGAACCATCAAAGACGGACAGGACGTTACGGTAACTATTTTAAGGGATAATGCCGGTAAGAAAGAGAAAATGACCCTGAAAGGAAAGGCTATTCTGGATAAAATGATCATTGAAACTCCTACATTCAAGGCGAATCCGACTCCGGAAGAACTGAAACTACAGACCCAATGGCTCACCGGTAAAAAATAA